A window of Luteolibacter flavescens contains these coding sequences:
- a CDS encoding Fur family transcriptional regulator — protein sequence MSEIVAQTVDRCRAAGLRRTKALEELITTLIESQRPMTLGELATSPRMRDQCDKATVFRLLQRLAEKGIARRLGLHERAAYFTLLIPGRHADYLICTECGSIESVKAPCPVHELEDEIRRKTGFKNLYHELEFFGTCPACA from the coding sequence ATGTCCGAGATCGTTGCCCAGACCGTTGACCGATGCCGTGCCGCAGGCCTGCGGAGGACGAAGGCATTGGAAGAGCTCATCACCACGCTCATCGAGTCCCAGCGGCCGATGACCCTGGGCGAGCTGGCGACCTCCCCGCGCATGCGCGACCAGTGTGACAAGGCCACCGTCTTCCGCCTGCTCCAGCGCCTCGCGGAAAAGGGCATCGCCCGCCGCCTGGGCCTGCACGAGCGCGCCGCCTACTTCACCCTGCTCATCCCCGGTCGCCACGCCGACTACCTGATCTGCACGGAGTGCGGCAGCATCGAGTCAGTGAAGGCCCCGTGCCCGGTCCACGAGCTGGAGGACGAGATCCGCCGCAAGACCGGCTTCAAGAACCTCTACCACGAGCTGGAATTCTTCGGCACCTGCCCCGCCTGCGCATGA